Below is a window of Rhodoglobus vestalii DNA.
CGGGCGCTTCGTGAGACCCATCCTGATACGGGGGGAGATCCTGCGCGTTTCGCTGCGGTCCAGCATGCTTGGGAGCGCGTCGGTACCACGGAAAAACGACGCCGCTACGATGCGGGTTTTGCTTCAGGTTCGAGTGATCTAGGTTCGAGCTCGGCCCGTTCAGCTGGCTCGCCGTTCGCTGCTCGGGGTTCCTCCAAAAATCGTGAAGACTCCCGCCCTCGCGCCCGAGCGTACGGACATCCGGGTGGATGGCGTCGGGAGCGTTTTCTCGACAGCATGCGCGAGTGGGTTGGCCGCGGTGTCAGTCTGGACGATCCCTACGATCCGACTCTCGTCCGCGATGCACCGCGCGAGATTCGCCGAACACTGGCTGATGCTCTCGCCGAAGAAGCCACAGCACGCACGGTGAGCACGCTCGGAATTGGGTTTACTGTATGGCACGATGTCGCTACGGGCACGCCCGATCGCAAAATTGATCATGTAGCACTGGGTCCTACCGGGCTTTTTGCCATGCTTTCGGAAGATTTTGGCGGGCCCGTGAAGGTGCGTCGTGGTGAACTCACTGGTCCCGATATTCAACCAGAGAAGCCCATGCATGAGCTGGCATCGCGAGCCAAAGCACTCAGCCGTCAGCTCAAGGTCGCGTTCACCTGTCTCGTGATCATTGTTCCTGACGACGCCCTGGCACAACCACAAGAATCGCTCGGCACTGTTCGGGGGACGCCTGCGGTCGTTGTCCGCCAGAGTGTGCTGGCGCACTTTTTGCGCACCGGACCAGAAGCAACTCGCAACCGCCACATCGGCGGCAATGAACTCTTCGATGTTCGCACGCGGCTCAGCAGCGGAATCGCCTTCGTCGAATAGCAGGTGTCGTGAAGAAAGTTCTTCCGGGTGTCGGGCAGCGTTCACCTAGGAGTGCTGTTCTCTGCCACGGCGCAGTCGAGCGGCGAGTACGCTGGACAGGTGAAGACCGGCCCGATGCTCTCTCGGCGGCTGAATACGTTCGATGCGACCATGATCGGTCTTGGATCAATGATTGGCGCTGGCGTGTTTGCCGCTTTTGTGCCTGCCGCCCAAGCCGCTGGTGTCAGCCTAATCATCGGTCTCGCGATTGCTGCGGTCGTTGCGTGGTGTAACGCCGCAGCGTCTGCACAACTGGCGGCGGTGCATCCGGTTGCCGGGGGCACCTACGCTTACGGTCGAGCACAATTGGGCCCGTGGTGGGGCTACTTCGCTGGCTGGTCGTTTCTTGTTGGCAAGACAGCCAGTTGCGCTGCAATGGCGCTCGTATTTGCCGCGTATGTTGCCCCTGATGGTTGGGACAAGCCCTTCGCCATTGCCGCCGTTGTTGGCCTGACGATTGTGAATCTTCTCGGGGTGAAACGTACTGCGCTGGCGACGAAATTGATTGTGTTGTTCGTTGTTGCTGTGCTCGTCGCGGTTCTGATCATCGCGATCAGCTCTGGATCGACTTCTTCGCACCCTGTCGTCATTGGTGGAGACACCGGTCTTTACGGAATTCTTCAATCCGCGGGAGTGCTGTTCTTCGCATTCGCCGGTTACGCGCGGGTTGCCACCCTGGGCGAAGAGGTCATTAATCCTCGCCGTACGATCCCTCGAGCGATCATGATCGCTCTGGCCCTCACCGCGGCACTCTACCTGGCGCTGGGCATCATGATGCTCTCCGTGTTGGGCGCCGATGGTTTGGCACGTTCACGAGCTCCCATCGCCGACGTGTTGGATGCTGCTGGCTGGGGTGCGGCATCCGGTCTCGTGGCGATTACCGCCGGTGTCGCCTCGCTGGGCGCTCTTCTCGCACTCATGGCGGGAATTGGCCGCACAACATTCGCGATGTCGCGGAACAGCGATGTTCCCCGCTGGCTTGGCGCCGTGCATCCCCGCTATGCGGTGCCATACCGTGCAGAGCTGGTGCTCGCCGCAACCGTGATTGTGGTTGTGCTGGTTGCTGACCTTCGGGGAGCGATCGCTTTCTCGTCGTTTGGGGTTTTGTTGTACTACTTCGTGGCAAACATCTCGGCGTTCACACAACCTGCGGCACAGCGACGAGTGCCAAGATTTGTTAATGTGCTTGGGGCCACCGGATGCTTGGTGCTGATCGTCACGGTTCCGGTTGCCGGGGTTGTGGCTGGGGTGTTCATCCTGATCCTAGGAATCCCTGTGCGTTTGTTGTCTAATCGACAATCGCACACACTTTCCGACAACG
It encodes the following:
- a CDS encoding APC family permease encodes the protein MKTGPMLSRRLNTFDATMIGLGSMIGAGVFAAFVPAAQAAGVSLIIGLAIAAVVAWCNAAASAQLAAVHPVAGGTYAYGRAQLGPWWGYFAGWSFLVGKTASCAAMALVFAAYVAPDGWDKPFAIAAVVGLTIVNLLGVKRTALATKLIVLFVVAVLVAVLIIAISSGSTSSHPVVIGGDTGLYGILQSAGVLFFAFAGYARVATLGEEVINPRRTIPRAIMIALALTAALYLALGIMMLSVLGADGLARSRAPIADVLDAAGWGAASGLVAITAGVASLGALLALMAGIGRTTFAMSRNSDVPRWLGAVHPRYAVPYRAELVLAATVIVVVLVADLRGAIAFSSFGVLLYYFVANISAFTQPAAQRRVPRFVNVLGATGCLVLIVTVPVAGVVAGVFILILGIPVRLLSNRQSHTLSDNGA
- a CDS encoding J domain-containing protein is translated as MPDSPLSSSAYTVLGVAATATDAELKKAFRRALRETHPDTGGDPARFAAVQHAWERVGTTEKRRRYDAGFASGSSDLGSSSARSAGSPFAARGSSKNREDSRPRARAYGHPGGWRRERFLDSMREWVGRGVSLDDPYDPTLVRDAPREIRRTLADALAEEATARTVSTLGIGFTVWHDVATGTPDRKIDHVALGPTGLFAMLSEDFGGPVKVRRGELTGPDIQPEKPMHELASRAKALSRQLKVAFTCLVIIVPDDALAQPQESLGTVRGTPAVVVRQSVLAHFLRTGPEATRNRHIGGNELFDVRTRLSSGIAFVE